In Myxocyprinus asiaticus isolate MX2 ecotype Aquarium Trade chromosome 16, UBuf_Myxa_2, whole genome shotgun sequence, a single window of DNA contains:
- the LOC127454054 gene encoding zinc finger protein 845-like isoform X2, with protein MAYSMDCIQELIGGDVFICTECGEGFRQYPKLVEHMAIHGLAGLFFPDVLNSSNDSSINTSIEFALHENGTLTVVDRSVLSKFSFLFGKPASKSSWCQTPNQGALTSSKMAEKECNQFKCERCGQVFKNQKSLHLHQQYRALEQGFKCTLCCKVFNDRESLQSHLQNHAHERFYSCGHCGKRFLRKETLLSHQKQGHGSLGPKALIEEEQENRMDRSYPCKICGLCFFWLSDLQSHLNSHSRVSKSPSDPTRELKILEEKESKMNGSDSLDLPYRCGLCGVDFNQMSELKDHHASQHPDKDEVQDSSDSLAKIKRQSFGHSGIIRQMVSKSQVRQFDPLRSRMRGRPRGANRLHFAGKLYSCKLCHCAFVHSSSLSRHMRYHKGTLHACVYCGKRFPQRCDLTRHVAIHHSSALLPKACGVSKTESRDESSKQELVKASTPTKGDKDNEREAHEEETSLSYSSLQKKMHLSYDELSLDSEERRTFKPKMSYKCKECCRVFGLLSVYQRHVNFHKRDPSKILLSCPCCPCRFTFRSALDRHLEQQHNDGSVKDSTKSPEINLVDSTI; from the coding sequence ATGGCATACTCAATGGATTGTATTCAAGAGTTAATTGGAGGAGATGTCTTCATCTGCACAGAGTGTGGCGAAGGTTTTAGGCAGTACCCAAAACTAGTTGAACACATGGCCATTCATGGACTTGCTGGCTTGTTTTTCCCTGATGTTTTGAACAGTAGTAATGACAGTAGTATCAACACATCCATTGAGTTTGCTCTCCATGAAAATGGAACACTCACTGTTGTTGATCGATCTGTGTTGTCTAaattttctttcttatttggaAAACCTGCATCCAAGTCATCATGGTGCCAAACCCCTAATCAAGGTGCCTTGACTTCATCTAAAATGGCAGAGAAGGAGTGTAATCAGTTTAAATGTGAAAGATGTGGACAAGTGTTCAAAAACCAAAAAAgcttgcacctgcatcagcaATACCGTGCCCTAGAGCAGGGGTTCAAGTGCACCCTTTGCTGCAAGGTGTTTAATGACCGGGAGAGTCTGCAGAGCCACCTTCAAAACCATGCTCATGAACGGTTTTATAGTTGTGGACACTGTGGAAAACGATTTTTAAGAAAGGAGACCTTGTTGTCACACCAAAAACAAGGGCATGGATCTCTTGGTCCCAAAGCTTTGATAGAGGAAGAACAAGAAAATAGAATGGATAGGTCTTATCCTTGCAAAATCTGCGGTTTATGTTTCTTTTGGTTATCTGACTTGCAGAGCCATCTAAACAGTCATTCTCGTGTCAGCAAGTCCCCCAGTGATCCCACACGAGAACTGAAAATACTAGAGGAGAAAGAAAGTAAGATGAATGGTAGTGATTCACTTGATCTGCCATATCGTTGTGGCTTGTGTGGGGTGGATTTCAAccaaatgtcagaattaaaagaCCATCATGCATCTCAGCATCCAGATAAGGATGAAGTTCAGGACTCTTCAGATTCACTAGCTAAAATTAAAAGGCAGTCCTTTGGCCACTCTGGTATAATACGTCAAATGGTTTCAAAAAGCCAAGTGAGACAATTTGATCCACTAAGGTCAAGGATGAGAGGTAGACCTAGAGGAGCTAACAGGTTACATTTTGCTGGTAAACTGTACTCCTGCAAACTGTGCCATTGTGCATTTGTGCACTCAAGCAGTCTCTCTCGTCATATGCGTTACCATAAGGGTACTCTGCATGCTTGTGTTTATTGTGGGAAACGCTTTCCTCAAAGATGTGATCTCACAAGGCATGTCGCCATACACCACAGTTCAGCGCTACTACCAAAAGCTTGTGGGGTATCAAAGACAGAAAGCAGGGATGAAAGCAGTAAACAGGAACTTGTGAAAGCATCAACACCAACTAAAGGTGACAAGGATAATGAACGAGAGGCTCATGAAGAAGAAACTTCATTGTCATATTCTTCTTTgcagaaaaaaatgcatttgtcataTGATGAGCTGTCATTAGATTCTGAAGAGAGGAGAACTTTCAAGCCAAAGATGAGCTACAAATGCAAAGAATGTTGTCGAGTCTTTGGATTGCTTAGTGTTTATCAGCGACATGTGAATTTCCACAAGCGAGATCCCAGCAAAATCTTGCTCAGTTGCCCTTGCTGTCCATGCCGCTTTACATTCCGCTCTGCTTTGGATCGCCATCTTGAGCAACAGCATAATGATGGCTCTGTAAAGGATAGCACAAAATCTCCTGAGATTAATTTAGTTGATTCCACTATTTAA
- the LOC127454054 gene encoding zinc finger protein 43-like isoform X1, producing MSKSEFCFVKMAYSMDCIQELIGGDVFICTECGEGFRQYPKLVEHMAIHGLAGLFFPDVLNSSNDSSINTSIEFALHENGTLTVVDRSVLSKFSFLFGKPASKSSWCQTPNQGALTSSKMAEKECNQFKCERCGQVFKNQKSLHLHQQYRALEQGFKCTLCCKVFNDRESLQSHLQNHAHERFYSCGHCGKRFLRKETLLSHQKQGHGSLGPKALIEEEQENRMDRSYPCKICGLCFFWLSDLQSHLNSHSRVSKSPSDPTRELKILEEKESKMNGSDSLDLPYRCGLCGVDFNQMSELKDHHASQHPDKDEVQDSSDSLAKIKRQSFGHSGIIRQMVSKSQVRQFDPLRSRMRGRPRGANRLHFAGKLYSCKLCHCAFVHSSSLSRHMRYHKGTLHACVYCGKRFPQRCDLTRHVAIHHSSALLPKACGVSKTESRDESSKQELVKASTPTKGDKDNEREAHEEETSLSYSSLQKKMHLSYDELSLDSEERRTFKPKMSYKCKECCRVFGLLSVYQRHVNFHKRDPSKILLSCPCCPCRFTFRSALDRHLEQQHNDGSVKDSTKSPEINLVDSTI from the coding sequence ATGTCAAAATCTGAATTTTGTTTTGTCAAGATGGCATACTCAATGGATTGTATTCAAGAGTTAATTGGAGGAGATGTCTTCATCTGCACAGAGTGTGGCGAAGGTTTTAGGCAGTACCCAAAACTAGTTGAACACATGGCCATTCATGGACTTGCTGGCTTGTTTTTCCCTGATGTTTTGAACAGTAGTAATGACAGTAGTATCAACACATCCATTGAGTTTGCTCTCCATGAAAATGGAACACTCACTGTTGTTGATCGATCTGTGTTGTCTAaattttctttcttatttggaAAACCTGCATCCAAGTCATCATGGTGCCAAACCCCTAATCAAGGTGCCTTGACTTCATCTAAAATGGCAGAGAAGGAGTGTAATCAGTTTAAATGTGAAAGATGTGGACAAGTGTTCAAAAACCAAAAAAgcttgcacctgcatcagcaATACCGTGCCCTAGAGCAGGGGTTCAAGTGCACCCTTTGCTGCAAGGTGTTTAATGACCGGGAGAGTCTGCAGAGCCACCTTCAAAACCATGCTCATGAACGGTTTTATAGTTGTGGACACTGTGGAAAACGATTTTTAAGAAAGGAGACCTTGTTGTCACACCAAAAACAAGGGCATGGATCTCTTGGTCCCAAAGCTTTGATAGAGGAAGAACAAGAAAATAGAATGGATAGGTCTTATCCTTGCAAAATCTGCGGTTTATGTTTCTTTTGGTTATCTGACTTGCAGAGCCATCTAAACAGTCATTCTCGTGTCAGCAAGTCCCCCAGTGATCCCACACGAGAACTGAAAATACTAGAGGAGAAAGAAAGTAAGATGAATGGTAGTGATTCACTTGATCTGCCATATCGTTGTGGCTTGTGTGGGGTGGATTTCAAccaaatgtcagaattaaaagaCCATCATGCATCTCAGCATCCAGATAAGGATGAAGTTCAGGACTCTTCAGATTCACTAGCTAAAATTAAAAGGCAGTCCTTTGGCCACTCTGGTATAATACGTCAAATGGTTTCAAAAAGCCAAGTGAGACAATTTGATCCACTAAGGTCAAGGATGAGAGGTAGACCTAGAGGAGCTAACAGGTTACATTTTGCTGGTAAACTGTACTCCTGCAAACTGTGCCATTGTGCATTTGTGCACTCAAGCAGTCTCTCTCGTCATATGCGTTACCATAAGGGTACTCTGCATGCTTGTGTTTATTGTGGGAAACGCTTTCCTCAAAGATGTGATCTCACAAGGCATGTCGCCATACACCACAGTTCAGCGCTACTACCAAAAGCTTGTGGGGTATCAAAGACAGAAAGCAGGGATGAAAGCAGTAAACAGGAACTTGTGAAAGCATCAACACCAACTAAAGGTGACAAGGATAATGAACGAGAGGCTCATGAAGAAGAAACTTCATTGTCATATTCTTCTTTgcagaaaaaaatgcatttgtcataTGATGAGCTGTCATTAGATTCTGAAGAGAGGAGAACTTTCAAGCCAAAGATGAGCTACAAATGCAAAGAATGTTGTCGAGTCTTTGGATTGCTTAGTGTTTATCAGCGACATGTGAATTTCCACAAGCGAGATCCCAGCAAAATCTTGCTCAGTTGCCCTTGCTGTCCATGCCGCTTTACATTCCGCTCTGCTTTGGATCGCCATCTTGAGCAACAGCATAATGATGGCTCTGTAAAGGATAGCACAAAATCTCCTGAGATTAATTTAGTTGATTCCACTATTTAA